One window of the Allosaccharopolyspora coralli genome contains the following:
- a CDS encoding nickel-dependent hydrogenase large subunit, whose protein sequence is MTSTQGRKGKSDQDLMEMSWDPITRIVGSLGIYTKIDWSAKKVVEAYSTSSIFRGYSIFMKGKDPRDAHFITSRICGICGDNHATCSVYAQNMAYGVRPPHLGEWIMNLGEAAEFMFDHNIFQENLVGVDYCEKMVRETNPGVLELAERTAASNAAEHGYRTIADIMRSLNPMEGEFYREALQISRMTREMFCLMEGRHVHPSTLYPGGVGTVATVQLFTDYLTRLMRYVEFMKRCVPMHDDLFDFIYEALPGYEEVGRRRTLLACWGCHMDPDHPGFNYREMTDWGRKMFVTPGVIVDGKLVTNDLVDINLGIRILLGSSYYEDWEDQEMFVERDPLGNPVDRRHPWNQHTIPRPSKRDFDDKYSWVMSPRWFDGNEHLALDTGGGPIARLWSTALSGLVDAGYVKATGHSVQIHLPKSATKPEKTFEWKIPQWSNALERNRARTYYQAYSAALALHFVERALAEVRAGHTKTWEPFEVPEDGIGCGFTEAVRGVLSHHMVIRDGKIANYHPYPPTPWNGSVRDNFGTPGPYEDAVQNTPIFEENTRENFKGIDIMRAVRSFDPCLPCGVHMYTGDGNVLEKVHSPHAFNGTT, encoded by the coding sequence ATGACCAGCACCCAAGGGCGCAAGGGCAAGTCCGACCAGGACCTCATGGAGATGTCGTGGGACCCGATCACCCGTATCGTGGGCAGCCTCGGGATCTACACGAAGATCGACTGGTCGGCGAAGAAGGTCGTGGAGGCGTACTCGACCTCGTCGATCTTCCGCGGATACAGCATCTTCATGAAGGGAAAAGACCCCCGCGACGCGCACTTCATCACCAGCCGCATCTGCGGGATCTGCGGCGACAACCACGCGACGTGCTCGGTGTACGCGCAGAACATGGCCTACGGTGTCCGGCCGCCGCACCTCGGTGAGTGGATCATGAACCTGGGTGAGGCCGCGGAGTTCATGTTCGACCACAACATCTTCCAGGAGAACCTGGTCGGGGTGGACTACTGCGAGAAGATGGTTCGGGAGACCAACCCGGGTGTGCTGGAGTTGGCGGAGCGCACCGCAGCCTCGAACGCGGCGGAGCACGGTTATCGCACGATCGCCGACATCATGCGCTCGCTGAACCCGATGGAGGGCGAGTTCTACCGCGAGGCACTGCAGATCTCTCGCATGACGCGCGAGATGTTCTGCCTCATGGAGGGCCGTCACGTTCACCCGTCCACTTTGTACCCGGGCGGGGTCGGCACCGTCGCCACCGTGCAGTTGTTCACCGACTATCTGACCCGGCTCATGCGGTACGTGGAGTTCATGAAGCGCTGCGTTCCGATGCACGACGACCTGTTCGATTTCATCTACGAGGCACTGCCGGGCTACGAGGAGGTCGGCAGGCGACGAACCCTGTTGGCGTGCTGGGGCTGTCACATGGACCCTGATCACCCCGGATTCAACTATCGGGAGATGACCGACTGGGGTCGGAAGATGTTCGTGACCCCGGGAGTGATCGTCGACGGCAAGCTCGTCACCAACGATCTGGTCGACATCAACTTGGGTATCCGGATCCTGCTGGGCAGCTCGTACTACGAGGACTGGGAAGACCAAGAGATGTTCGTCGAGCGCGACCCGCTGGGCAACCCGGTGGATCGGCGTCACCCGTGGAACCAGCACACGATTCCACGGCCGAGCAAACGCGATTTCGACGACAAGTACTCGTGGGTGATGTCGCCGCGCTGGTTCGACGGCAACGAGCACCTCGCGTTGGACACCGGGGGCGGCCCGATCGCTCGCTTGTGGTCGACGGCGCTTTCCGGTCTGGTCGACGCCGGGTACGTGAAGGCGACGGGCCACAGCGTCCAGATCCACTTGCCGAAGTCGGCGACGAAGCCGGAGAAGACCTTCGAGTGGAAGATTCCCCAGTGGAGTAACGCGCTGGAGCGCAACCGCGCGCGAACCTATTACCAGGCTTACAGTGCGGCACTGGCACTGCATTTCGTGGAACGTGCCCTCGCGGAGGTGCGGGCCGGTCACACCAAGACCTGGGAGCCGTTCGAGGTGCCCGAGGACGGCATCGGCTGCGGCTTCACCGAGGCTGTGCGCGGAGTGCTTTCGCACCACATGGTGATTCGCGACGGCAAGATCGCCAACTATCACCCGTACCCACCGACACCGTGGAACGGCAGCGTGCGGGACAACTTCGGCACACCCGGACCGTACGAGGACGCGGTGCAGAACACACCGATCTTCGAGGAGAACACCAGGGAGAACTTCAAGGGGATCGACATCATGCGTGCGGTGCGCAGTTTCGACCCGTGCCTGCCGTGTGGTGTGCACATGTACACCGGCGACGGCAACGTGCTCGAGAAGGTGCATTCGCCGCACGCGTTCAACGGCACCACCTGA
- a CDS encoding NifU family protein has product MTQAKDGADAREVAGRIDELLGQFERSGDPAATERAEELVRTLVEFYGAGLGRMVCILQEEENVGGELYRELAADPLVGALLTLHDLHPESVGERVAAALDTVRPYLGSHSGDVELFGVGDDGVAHLRLTGSCDGCPSSLVTVKLAIENAIREAAPEVTEIEVEGVTGPGTSPAGPGGRPLLPLVPEQSSGPAAEPEWRDLDCVDRLAPGVLLATEVAGRPVTLCTVDDQHYAYADRCPRCTGPISAGTLDGASLRCGTCGEHYDVRLAGRGLDNVSLHLEPLPLLVDDSTVRVAVPMGVTG; this is encoded by the coding sequence ATGACGCAGGCGAAGGACGGCGCGGACGCGCGGGAGGTCGCGGGCCGCATCGACGAGCTGCTCGGGCAGTTCGAGCGCTCGGGTGATCCGGCGGCGACCGAGCGGGCCGAGGAACTCGTGCGGACACTCGTGGAGTTCTACGGGGCGGGACTCGGCAGGATGGTGTGCATTCTGCAGGAGGAGGAAAATGTCGGCGGCGAGCTGTACCGGGAGCTCGCCGCTGACCCGCTCGTCGGTGCGCTGCTGACGTTGCACGACCTGCATCCGGAATCGGTCGGGGAGCGGGTCGCCGCGGCGCTGGACACGGTGCGCCCGTACCTCGGATCGCATTCGGGCGACGTCGAACTGTTCGGGGTGGGTGACGACGGTGTCGCCCATCTCCGGTTGACCGGCAGCTGCGACGGTTGCCCGTCGTCGTTGGTGACGGTGAAGCTGGCGATCGAGAACGCGATCCGGGAGGCCGCGCCCGAGGTCACCGAGATCGAGGTCGAGGGCGTCACCGGTCCCGGTACGTCCCCCGCAGGACCCGGTGGCAGGCCGTTGCTGCCCCTCGTGCCGGAACAGAGCTCGGGGCCAGCGGCAGAGCCCGAGTGGCGTGATCTCGACTGCGTCGACCGCCTCGCGCCGGGTGTGCTGCTGGCGACGGAGGTCGCGGGACGTCCGGTCACTCTGTGCACTGTAGACGATCAGCATTACGCCTACGCCGATCGATGCCCACGGTGTACGGGGCCGATCTCCGCGGGAACGCTCGACGGCGCCTCACTTCGTTGCGGGACGTGTGGTGAGCACTACGACGTACGCCTCGCCGGTCGCGGGCTCGACAACGTCTCTCTGCATCTGGAACCGCTTCCGCTGCTGGTCGACGACAGCACGGTGCGGGTGGCCGTGCCGATGGGGGTGACGGGGTGA
- a CDS encoding DUF5947 family protein: protein MCAEPLWSAHSHVANVESRSILCTCRPCYLLFTHPGSGGGKHRAVPERIRYASEFSAGERIWEATQIPVGTAFLFHSTVSGPAAFYPSPAGATESLLPVSVWEDAIAGSPLGVLEDDVEALLVTRHSGRFECFAVPITTCYELVGQVRLHWRGFDGGSEVWERIESFFADLRDRGERVGDDDG from the coding sequence ATGTGTGCGGAGCCATTGTGGTCCGCCCACTCCCACGTGGCCAACGTCGAGTCCCGTTCGATCCTGTGCACGTGCCGACCCTGCTATTTGCTGTTCACCCACCCAGGGTCCGGCGGCGGCAAACACCGGGCCGTCCCGGAGCGGATCCGCTACGCCTCGGAGTTCTCCGCGGGCGAGCGGATATGGGAAGCCACCCAGATCCCGGTGGGCACCGCGTTCCTGTTCCACAGCACGGTGTCCGGTCCGGCTGCCTTCTACCCGAGTCCGGCAGGAGCCACCGAGTCCCTGCTGCCGGTGAGCGTGTGGGAGGACGCGATCGCGGGCTCGCCCCTCGGTGTGCTCGAGGACGACGTCGAAGCGCTGCTCGTCACCCGCCACAGTGGACGTTTCGAGTGCTTCGCCGTCCCCATCACCACGTGCTACGAGCTGGTCGGTCAAGTGCGGCTGCACTGGCGTGGGTTCGACGGCGGCAGCGAAGTGTGGGAGCGGATCGAGTCGTTCTTCGCCGATCTCCGCGACCGTGGCGAGCGGGTGGGGGACGACGATGGCTGA
- a CDS encoding DUF6084 family protein, protein MADFEFTCLDVHPERYGAGPTLVFRLRIDERSAQPIHSIALRCQIRIEPQRRGYDEQEEELLSSLFGSRNRWGQTLHPMQFAYVSVMVPSFTGSTEVELPVPCTYDMEVASGKYFHSLESGVVPMVLLFSGTVFGKGERGFWVEQVPWHKQANHDMPISVWRDLMDLYFPQATWVRFHHDTVDALIRYKARHAIPTWDEAVGSLLDKAGEGQR, encoded by the coding sequence ATGGCTGACTTCGAGTTCACCTGCCTGGACGTGCACCCGGAGCGGTACGGAGCCGGCCCGACACTCGTATTCCGGCTACGCATCGACGAGCGGAGTGCTCAGCCGATCCACTCGATCGCGCTGCGCTGCCAGATCCGCATCGAACCGCAGCGCCGGGGCTACGACGAGCAGGAGGAGGAACTGCTCAGCTCGTTGTTCGGCAGCCGGAACCGGTGGGGCCAGACGCTGCACCCGATGCAGTTCGCCTACGTCTCGGTGATGGTGCCGAGCTTCACCGGCAGTACCGAGGTCGAGCTTCCGGTTCCGTGCACCTACGACATGGAGGTCGCCTCCGGGAAGTACTTCCACTCGCTCGAGTCGGGCGTCGTGCCGATGGTGCTGTTGTTCAGCGGCACGGTCTTCGGCAAGGGAGAACGGGGTTTCTGGGTCGAACAGGTGCCGTGGCACAAGCAGGCGAACCACGACATGCCGATCTCGGTGTGGCGCGACCTGATGGACCTGTACTTCCCGCAGGCGACCTGGGTGCGGTTCCACCACGACACCGTCGACGCCCTGATCCGGTACAAGGCGCGGCACGCGATCCCGACCTGGGACGAAGCCGTCGGCTCGCTGCTCGACAAGGCGGGGGAGGGGCAGCGATGA
- a CDS encoding hydrogenase maturation protease codes for MTPRILVAGVGNIFLGDDAFGVEAVRALSSEELPERVRVADYGTSGMHLAFDLLDGFEALILVDATPRGEEPGTVSLLDLGDGTGVTGSVPAALDAHGMQPDAVLRLLGELGGRVEKVFVVGCEPSDVEHRTGLSDPVREAIPEALRVVRTLVRELAVTTATTEEV; via the coding sequence GTGACACCGCGCATTCTTGTGGCCGGTGTCGGCAACATCTTCCTCGGCGACGACGCGTTCGGCGTCGAGGCGGTGCGCGCGTTGTCGTCCGAGGAGCTTCCCGAGCGGGTCCGCGTCGCCGACTACGGCACCAGCGGAATGCATCTGGCTTTCGACCTGCTCGACGGCTTCGAGGCACTCATCCTCGTCGACGCGACACCGCGCGGGGAGGAACCGGGCACGGTGAGCCTGCTCGACCTCGGCGACGGCACGGGAGTGACCGGGTCGGTTCCCGCTGCTCTCGACGCCCACGGCATGCAGCCGGACGCGGTCCTGCGGCTGCTCGGCGAGCTCGGCGGACGGGTCGAGAAGGTGTTCGTGGTCGGGTGCGAACCGTCCGATGTGGAGCATCGCACAGGGTTGAGCGACCCGGTGCGGGAGGCGATACCGGAAGCGTTGCGTGTGGTCCGCACGCTCGTTCGGGAACTGGCCGTGACCACCGCCACCACCGAGGAGGTGTGA
- a CDS encoding DUF6893 family small protein, translating into MFRRFLMLSATVALVVFMVRMVGPDVRRYIKISRM; encoded by the coding sequence ATGTTCCGCCGATTTCTGATGCTGTCCGCGACCGTTGCGCTGGTCGTGTTCATGGTGCGCATGGTCGGACCCGATGTCCGGCGCTACATCAAGATCAGCCGGATGTGA
- a CDS encoding HypC/HybG/HupF family hydrogenase formation chaperone translates to MCLGIPGEVIEVLDDKPDLAKVDVSGVRRNINIGLLGEDRPVPGEWILIHVGFALSKIDEQEAQDALAFLEGIGQAYADEIEALKESRIE, encoded by the coding sequence ATGTGCCTCGGAATTCCCGGTGAGGTCATCGAGGTACTCGACGACAAGCCGGACCTGGCCAAGGTGGACGTCAGCGGAGTTCGCCGCAACATCAACATCGGTCTGCTCGGTGAGGACCGGCCGGTCCCCGGCGAGTGGATCCTCATCCACGTCGGGTTCGCACTGTCCAAGATCGACGAGCAGGAGGCGCAGGACGCGCTCGCCTTCCTGGAAGGGATCGGGCAGGCTTACGCCGACGAGATCGAAGCACTCAAGGAATCCCGAATCGAGTAG
- the hypD gene encoding hydrogenase formation protein HypD — MRFVDEFRDAEKARALSAKIADLCEPGREYKFMEVCGGHTHTIYKHGLEDYLPENITLVHGPGCPVCVIPMGRVDDSIHIARQPDVLMTSFGDMMRVPGSGGSFFDSNAEGTNIRMVYSPLDSLKIARQNPDQQVVFMAIGFETTAPSTAMTLLRAEAEGLENFSVFCNHVTIIPAIKAILDSPDLRLDGFLGPGHVSTVIGCRPYEFIARDYEKPIVVSGFEPLDILQSIYMLMVQLREERCEVENQYGRVVPWNGNLTALKVIGETMRLRPYFEWRGLGFISHSATELTDRFAKFDAERRFELPGVRVADPKACQCGEVLKGVLKPWECKVFGTACTPETPIGTCMVSPEGACAAYYNFGRFSRERVKEASRA; from the coding sequence GTGCGTTTCGTCGACGAGTTCCGCGACGCCGAGAAGGCGCGGGCGCTGTCCGCGAAGATCGCCGACCTGTGCGAGCCGGGACGCGAGTACAAGTTCATGGAGGTCTGCGGCGGACACACGCACACGATCTACAAGCACGGATTGGAGGACTACCTGCCCGAGAACATCACGCTCGTGCACGGACCGGGCTGCCCGGTGTGCGTGATCCCGATGGGCAGGGTGGACGACTCGATCCACATCGCCAGGCAGCCGGACGTGCTCATGACGTCGTTCGGGGACATGATGCGTGTTCCCGGCAGCGGAGGGTCGTTCTTCGACTCCAACGCCGAGGGCACCAACATCCGCATGGTGTACTCCCCGCTGGACTCACTGAAGATCGCACGCCAGAACCCGGACCAGCAGGTCGTGTTCATGGCGATCGGATTCGAGACGACGGCGCCGTCCACGGCGATGACGCTGCTGCGTGCCGAGGCCGAAGGTCTGGAGAACTTCTCGGTCTTCTGCAACCACGTCACGATCATCCCCGCGATCAAGGCGATCCTCGACTCGCCGGACCTGCGCCTCGACGGGTTCCTCGGGCCCGGCCACGTGTCCACTGTGATCGGATGCCGTCCGTACGAGTTCATCGCACGCGACTACGAGAAACCGATCGTCGTGTCCGGCTTCGAACCGCTGGACATCCTGCAGTCGATCTACATGCTCATGGTCCAGTTGCGGGAGGAACGCTGTGAGGTCGAGAACCAGTACGGGCGCGTCGTGCCGTGGAACGGCAATCTCACCGCCCTGAAGGTGATCGGCGAGACGATGCGCCTGCGCCCCTACTTCGAATGGCGCGGTCTCGGGTTCATCTCGCACTCGGCGACCGAGTTGACCGACCGCTTCGCGAAGTTCGACGCCGAGCGCCGCTTCGAGCTGCCGGGCGTGCGCGTCGCCGACCCCAAGGCGTGCCAGTGCGGTGAAGTCCTCAAGGGCGTGCTGAAACCGTGGGAGTGCAAGGTCTTCGGCACCGCGTGCACGCCGGAGACACCGATCGGCACATGCATGGTCTCGCCCGAGGGTGCGTGCGCCGCGTACTACAACTTCGGCCGGTTCAGCCGGGAACGCGTGAAGGAGGCGAGCCGGGCATGA
- the hypE gene encoding hydrogenase expression/formation protein HypE, with protein MRVDHDHDEAPAGTARPGSEYVDREQQVLDRIEKARKRKPKIKEERITSSHGAGGKATQTLVEALFLDRFRNPLLEKLEDGAELSVGQSRLAFTTDSFVVSPLFFPGGDIGDLAVNGTVNDLAVSGATPLYLSAGFIIEEGFPVADLTRIVESMSAAAETAGVQIVTGDTKVVQKGKADGCYVNTAGVGLRETDHQLGIDTARPGDAILVSGPIGDHGVTVMLERGELDIDSDVESDTAAVHGLVRDVLAGSTGVRAMRDATRGGVATILNEVARAAGVSVVVDEETVPVRHEVRGASELLGIDPLYVACEGRIVVVVDGAESEATLATMRAHPLGSESAIIGRIGEDPPGLVLLNTTFGGTRIVDLLVGDPLPRIC; from the coding sequence ATGAGGGTCGATCACGACCACGACGAGGCACCGGCGGGCACCGCCCGCCCGGGCAGCGAGTACGTCGACCGCGAGCAGCAGGTGCTCGACCGCATCGAGAAGGCCCGTAAACGCAAACCGAAGATCAAGGAGGAACGGATCACCTCCTCGCACGGGGCGGGCGGCAAGGCCACCCAGACGCTGGTGGAGGCGCTGTTCCTCGACCGGTTCCGGAATCCGCTGCTGGAGAAGTTGGAGGACGGTGCGGAACTGTCGGTCGGACAGTCGAGGCTGGCGTTCACGACGGACTCGTTCGTGGTCTCGCCGCTGTTCTTCCCCGGTGGAGACATCGGGGATCTCGCCGTCAACGGCACCGTCAACGACCTCGCCGTCTCCGGTGCGACGCCGCTGTACCTCTCGGCCGGGTTCATCATCGAGGAAGGGTTTCCGGTGGCCGACCTCACGCGGATCGTCGAGTCGATGTCCGCGGCCGCGGAGACCGCGGGTGTGCAGATCGTCACCGGCGACACCAAGGTCGTGCAGAAGGGGAAGGCCGACGGGTGTTATGTGAACACGGCGGGTGTCGGACTGCGGGAAACCGACCACCAGCTCGGCATCGACACCGCTCGTCCGGGCGATGCGATTCTGGTGTCCGGACCGATCGGTGACCACGGCGTGACGGTGATGCTGGAGCGCGGCGAACTCGACATCGACTCGGACGTCGAGTCCGACACGGCCGCCGTGCACGGGCTCGTGCGTGACGTGCTCGCGGGTTCGACCGGCGTGCGTGCGATGCGGGACGCCACCCGGGGCGGCGTGGCGACGATCCTCAACGAGGTTGCCCGGGCAGCGGGGGTGTCCGTCGTGGTCGACGAGGAGACGGTGCCGGTGCGCCACGAGGTGCGCGGTGCCTCGGAGTTGCTCGGCATCGACCCGCTGTACGTGGCGTGTGAGGGGCGGATCGTCGTGGTGGTCGACGGCGCCGAGTCCGAGGCGACGCTGGCCACGATGCGTGCCCACCCGCTCGGTTCCGAGTCGGCGATCATCGGCCGGATAGGGGAGGATCCACCCGGGCTGGTGCTGCTGAACACGACGTTCGGCGGTACCAGGATCGTGGACCTGCTCGTCGGTGACCCGCTCCCGCGGATCTGTTGA
- a CDS encoding hydrogenase maturation nickel metallochaperone HypA/HybF codes for MAVHELGITQSVVETVLETVESPRITGLQLEIGRISGLVPDSVRFCFDLVAEGTALEGARLEIIEPPGRVRCRTCDAEFDVVEMVALCECGSVDLDVVSGRQLRIRSVEVQ; via the coding sequence ATGGCCGTTCACGAACTGGGCATCACACAGAGTGTCGTCGAGACGGTACTGGAGACCGTCGAGTCGCCCCGCATCACGGGCCTGCAGCTGGAGATCGGGCGGATCTCGGGACTGGTTCCCGACTCGGTCCGGTTCTGCTTCGATCTCGTTGCCGAGGGCACGGCACTGGAGGGCGCCCGCCTCGAGATCATCGAGCCGCCGGGGCGGGTTCGCTGCCGCACGTGCGACGCGGAGTTCGACGTGGTCGAAATGGTCGCGCTCTGCGAGTGCGGCAGCGTCGATCTCGACGTCGTGTCGGGCAGGCAGCTGCGGATCAGATCAGTGGAGGTGCAATGA
- the hypB gene encoding hydrogenase nickel incorporation protein HypB: MRKPTARSRTIALEQQVLAKNDRLAERNRRWMADRGIVALNLMSSPGSGKTTLLERTLRELGKDSPMGVLEGDQETLLDADRIRATGVPVVQVNTGSGCHLDAEMMARGLHSLQPEPGAVVVIENVGNLVCPALFDLGEQARVVVASVTEGEDKPLKYPNMFRTADLVLLNKVDLLPHLDFDVEAFVAHCRSVAVDADVLGVSARTGENLAAWYEWVRRCSAVSLSVPR; the protein is encoded by the coding sequence GTGCGCAAACCGACGGCCCGCAGCCGCACCATCGCGCTCGAACAGCAGGTTCTCGCCAAGAACGACCGTCTCGCCGAACGCAACCGCAGGTGGATGGCCGATCGCGGCATCGTCGCCCTCAATCTCATGAGTTCCCCCGGTTCCGGGAAGACGACGCTGCTCGAACGTACCCTGCGCGAACTCGGCAAGGACAGCCCGATGGGCGTGCTGGAGGGTGACCAGGAGACGCTGCTCGACGCCGACCGCATCCGGGCCACGGGGGTGCCCGTGGTGCAGGTCAACACCGGGTCGGGCTGCCACCTCGACGCCGAGATGATGGCGCGCGGCCTGCATTCCTTGCAGCCCGAACCCGGAGCCGTCGTGGTGATCGAGAACGTCGGCAACCTGGTGTGTCCGGCACTGTTCGACCTGGGCGAGCAGGCCCGCGTCGTGGTCGCCTCGGTGACCGAAGGCGAGGACAAGCCGCTGAAGTACCCGAACATGTTCCGCACCGCAGACCTGGTGTTGCTGAACAAGGTGGATCTGTTGCCGCATCTGGACTTCGACGTGGAGGCGTTCGTCGCGCACTGTCGCTCGGTGGCGGTCGACGCGGACGTGCTGGGCGTCTCCGCGCGCACCGGCGAGAACCTGGCGGCCTGGTACGAGTGGGTGCGCCGGTGTTCGGCCGTGTCGCTGTCAGTGCCTCGGTGA
- the hypF gene encoding carbamoyltransferase HypF — translation MAEFQGGQDTVRVVTSVRYLVRVEGVVQGVGFRPFVHSLATRLGLTGHVGNDVHGVFIEVEASLEMVDRFLTGLRDEAPPLAVVEQVRTEPLTPQGTTSFTISESTGGGVRDTLVSADSATCADCLREMRDPADRRFGYAFVNCTNCGPRFTIVRDVPYDRPLTTMAGFPMCAECRAEYDEPTDRRFHAQPVCCPRCGPRLRFTTASGRDVAGDPLTAAAAALDRGEVVAVKGLGGFHLAVAAGHHDAAATLRKRKHREDKPFAVMVSDVDAAARLCRVGDVEAELLRSRRRPIVLMDRLDGAPVAEAVAPGNRQLGLMLPYTPLHHLLVASYDGPIVLTSGNLSDEPIAHEDDDAARRLAGIADAFLGHDRPIHVRTDDSVVRVSRGGPLLLRRSRGYAPEPVTVPWEFPRPVLACGAELKNTFAVAKHKHVFVSHHIGDLENFETLTSFTTGVEHYRRLFDTDPVVVAHDLHPEYLSTKYAWELDDVELVGVQHHHAHIASCLADNGDAGPVLGVAFDGLGFGCDAQLWGGEFLLAGLTGFHRLAHLRPVPLPGGPTAIRQPWRMAVAYLVGGGQLPDLGLFRRNERWRAVARLAESGDTQWTSSAGRLFDAVAAALDVRDRVTFEGQAAIELEQLADRVEPGAYDVPILDGRPPQLDGPALVRAVCADAARGASTPVAAARFHNGLVAAVTRMCLRLRDETGVSTVALSGGVFQNMLLAERTSSALTEHGLRVLTHSRVPPNDGGISLGQAAVAGALDREQRSPRH, via the coding sequence ATGGCCGAGTTCCAGGGCGGGCAGGACACTGTGCGGGTGGTCACGTCGGTGCGGTACCTCGTGCGCGTCGAAGGAGTCGTGCAGGGAGTGGGCTTTCGCCCGTTCGTGCACTCCCTCGCGACCCGACTGGGCCTCACCGGACACGTCGGCAACGACGTCCACGGCGTTTTCATCGAGGTCGAAGCCTCACTCGAGATGGTCGACCGCTTCCTCACCGGCCTGCGTGACGAGGCACCTCCGCTCGCCGTGGTCGAGCAGGTCCGAACCGAACCACTGACTCCGCAGGGCACCACGTCGTTCACGATCTCCGAGAGCACCGGCGGCGGGGTCCGCGACACGCTGGTTTCCGCCGACAGCGCGACCTGTGCGGACTGCCTGCGCGAGATGCGGGACCCTGCGGACCGCCGCTTCGGCTACGCGTTCGTGAACTGCACGAACTGCGGCCCTCGCTTCACCATCGTCCGAGACGTCCCCTACGACCGGCCACTGACGACGATGGCCGGGTTCCCGATGTGCGCCGAGTGTCGCGCCGAGTACGACGAGCCGACCGACCGCCGGTTCCACGCGCAGCCGGTGTGTTGCCCACGGTGCGGACCACGGCTGCGATTCACCACCGCTTCCGGCCGGGACGTTGCCGGCGACCCACTCACCGCTGCTGCGGCGGCGTTGGACCGCGGCGAGGTCGTAGCCGTGAAAGGCCTCGGCGGGTTCCATCTCGCGGTCGCCGCCGGACACCACGACGCGGCGGCGACCTTGCGCAAGCGCAAACACCGTGAGGACAAGCCGTTCGCTGTCATGGTCTCCGATGTGGACGCTGCCGCTCGGCTGTGCCGGGTCGGTGACGTCGAGGCCGAGTTACTGCGGTCGCGGCGCCGACCGATCGTGCTCATGGACCGGCTCGACGGCGCCCCGGTGGCCGAGGCGGTCGCCCCGGGGAACCGGCAGCTCGGCCTCATGCTGCCCTACACCCCGCTGCACCATCTGCTGGTCGCCTCCTACGACGGTCCCATCGTGCTCACCAGCGGCAACCTCTCCGACGAGCCGATCGCCCACGAGGACGACGACGCCGCACGGCGGCTCGCCGGGATCGCCGACGCGTTCCTCGGCCACGATCGCCCGATCCACGTGCGCACCGACGACTCGGTGGTCCGGGTCTCGCGCGGCGGCCCGCTGCTGCTGCGCCGGTCCCGCGGCTATGCCCCGGAACCCGTGACGGTGCCGTGGGAGTTCCCGCGCCCGGTTCTGGCGTGCGGCGCGGAGTTGAAGAACACCTTCGCCGTCGCCAAACACAAGCACGTGTTCGTCTCGCACCACATCGGCGACCTGGAGAACTTCGAAACACTGACGTCGTTCACGACCGGCGTCGAGCACTACCGCAGGCTTTTCGACACGGATCCCGTGGTCGTCGCCCACGACCTGCACCCGGAATACCTGTCGACCAAGTACGCGTGGGAACTCGACGACGTCGAACTGGTCGGTGTCCAGCACCACCACGCCCACATCGCCTCGTGCCTGGCCGACAACGGCGACGCCGGCCCGGTGCTGGGTGTCGCCTTCGACGGGCTCGGGTTCGGCTGTGACGCGCAGCTGTGGGGCGGCGAGTTCCTGCTCGCCGGGCTCACCGGGTTCCACAGGCTGGCACACCTGCGTCCGGTGCCGCTGCCTGGCGGCCCGACCGCGATTCGGCAACCCTGGCGGATGGCCGTCGCGTATCTCGTCGGCGGCGGGCAGCTGCCGGACCTCGGCCTGTTCCGGCGCAACGAGCGCTGGCGTGCGGTGGCGAGACTCGCCGAGTCCGGTGACACACAGTGGACTTCGAGCGCGGGCCGGCTGTTCGACGCCGTCGCCGCGGCCCTCGACGTTCGGGACCGGGTGACCTTCGAAGGCCAGGCGGCCATCGAACTCGAACAGCTCGCCGATCGCGTCGAGCCGGGGGCTTACGACGTGCCGATCCTGGACGGACGACCGCCGCAGCTCGACGGCCCCGCGCTGGTGCGAGCCGTGTGCGCGGACGCGGCACGGGGCGCCTCCACGCCGGTGGCGGCCGCCCGATTCCACAATGGCCTCGTCGCCGCCGTGACGCGCATGTGCCTGCGGCTGCGGGACGAGACCGGAGTCTCGACGGTCGCCCTCTCCGGCGGTGTGTTCCAGAACATGCTGCTCGCCGAACGGACCTCGTCCGCACTGACGGAACACGGCCTGCGCGTGTTGACGCACTCGCGAGTTCCCCCCAACGACGGAGGGATCAGCCTCGGCCAGGCGGCCGTCGCAGGCGCACTGGATCGCGAACAGAGATCACCGAGGCACTGA